The Candidatus Aegiribacteria sp. genome includes a window with the following:
- the rpsO gene encoding 30S ribosomal protein S15: MSITADKKAELVKKFGEKEQDTGKSEVQIAILTEKLKNLTEHCKIHKDDHHSRRGLLKMVGKRRKLLNYLSKKDIERYRTIIKELGLRR; this comes from the coding sequence ATGAGTATCACCGCCGATAAAAAGGCAGAACTTGTAAAAAAATTCGGAGAAAAAGAACAGGATACAGGTAAGTCTGAAGTTCAGATAGCGATTCTGACAGAAAAGCTTAAGAACCTTACCGAACACTGTAAGATTCACAAAGATGACCATCACAGCAGAAGGGGACTTTTGAAGATGGTCGGTAAGAGGAGAAAACTGCTCAATTACTTGAGTAAAAAGGATATTGAGCGGTACAGGACAATAATAAAAGAACTCGGATTGAGAAGATAG
- the rbfA gene encoding 30S ribosome-binding factor RbfA, with protein sequence MNERKIRRLSGDIRRILEETIIRDVSDDRLQNILITRVKLARDGSHATVFFETTGSENDSEDACKAMKSAAGFLRSRLADGIRMRTVPVLSFVHDSSGKDGDKVLGIMKELDND encoded by the coding sequence GAACGAGAGAAAAATAAGAAGGCTCTCCGGTGATATCCGACGGATACTTGAGGAAACAATTATTCGGGATGTTTCTGACGATAGACTCCAGAATATACTGATAACAAGAGTGAAACTTGCTCGTGACGGATCACATGCTACAGTGTTTTTCGAGACAACAGGTTCAGAAAATGATTCAGAAGATGCCTGTAAGGCAATGAAGTCAGCTGCCGGATTTCTCAGATCCAGGCTGGCGGATGGAATCAGGATGCGGACTGTGCCAGTACTTTCCTTTGTGCATGATTCATCCGGGAAAGACGGAGATAAAGTCCTTGGTATCATGAAGGAACTGGACAACGATTGA
- the truB gene encoding tRNA pseudouridine(55) synthase TruB, with protein MTFSDICGAAYLLDKSSGITSRMATSSVASAWGFRKYGHAGTLDPDATGLLIVLMGKATKLSRFITSEEKRYSFGIEFGIRTDTDDTTGNILERKSAEHISRKDIQSILKRYTGNITQKVPSYSAVKVDGVRAYKTARKGLLPDTPEKRVCVTDWELMKYENSKVHLAVTVSSGTYVRALARDIGYDLDSCGAAFDIRRLSIGSFDIERASREPDNPESMLSMTALLNAYESVVLSDSDKRLVSHGARLYSTLTGTVVLLDKQDRLVAMAEGDGSSLRPLCVFIAD; from the coding sequence TTGACATTTTCTGACATCTGCGGTGCAGCATACCTGCTGGATAAATCAAGCGGTATTACTTCAAGAATGGCAACCTCGTCAGTGGCCAGTGCCTGGGGTTTCAGAAAGTACGGGCACGCTGGAACTCTCGATCCTGATGCTACAGGACTTCTGATAGTACTTATGGGGAAAGCCACAAAATTATCCAGGTTTATCACATCAGAAGAGAAGCGATACAGCTTCGGAATTGAGTTCGGAATCAGAACGGATACAGATGATACAACCGGGAATATTCTCGAAAGGAAATCTGCAGAGCATATAAGTCGGAAGGATATTCAGAGTATTCTTAAGAGATATACGGGAAACATCACCCAGAAAGTACCCAGTTATTCCGCTGTGAAAGTAGATGGTGTCAGAGCTTATAAGACAGCAAGGAAAGGTTTGCTTCCTGATACGCCGGAGAAGAGAGTTTGCGTAACTGACTGGGAACTGATGAAATATGAGAACAGTAAAGTACACCTTGCGGTTACAGTCAGTTCAGGGACCTATGTAAGAGCCCTTGCAAGGGACATCGGGTACGATCTCGATTCCTGTGGGGCCGCGTTCGATATCAGAAGGCTTTCCATCGGGAGCTTTGATATCGAGAGAGCGTCACGCGAACCGGATAATCCTGAGTCAATGCTTTCTATGACTGCTCTTCTGAATGCATATGAGAGCGTTGTTCTGAGCGATTCGGATAAGCGCCTTGTATCCCATGGCGCAAGGCTTTACAGTACGCTCACAGGTACAGTTGTTCTGCTTGATAAGCAGGACAGACTGGTGGCAATGGCAGAGGGGGATGGCTCTTCATTGAGACCTCTCTGCGTATTTATAGCGGATTGA
- the pnp gene encoding polyribonucleotide nucleotidyltransferase, which produces MSNVVKCEIAGRTLSIETGRMAKQAHGSVYVTYGGSSVLVAATSGGLRDLPFFPLTIEYRERTYAAGKIPGGFFRREGQPQAKEILTARLIDRPLRPLFPSEYMEETQVYCLVLSSDGQNDPSLLAMVGASASLLISDIPWDGPVSSVKIGRIDGEFVINPTMEEQEKSELDLIVAVKGNDVVMLEGSTDQLSEELVMEAIKRAAEAAARINELQAELQGLAGREKRKPEIATAIPEDLQGIINEIAFPEFEKVYGNGVKNVLSEVGELAVDSALEKLAGKYEQLDDEVQLRKIISNAVHDAEKAFVRQKLLVDRKRPDGRAESDVRKITCEVGVLPRPHGSALFTRGETQALVAVTLGGARDVQRIDALMGEYTKDFMLHYNFPSFSVGEVRPARGPSRREIGHGHLAEMALSHVMPKEKEKFNYTVRVVSDILESNGSSSQATICGGSLSLMDAGVPVSDSVAGVALGLVTDGNDYIILSDIAGVEDHLGDMDLKIAGTRTGVTAIQMDLKVEGISLGVLGEAMQRARENRIFILDEMDSVISEPRDALSEYAPRVYTISIEKDMIGKLIGPGGKNIRAITEETGADINIEDDGTVVILSDDAEAANRTLELIELSTGKPKLGQIYDGVVVNILNFGAFVEIMPGTDGLVHISQISKDRVENVDDVLKRGQQVKVKVTAIKDNGKIDLTMKDVDQKN; this is translated from the coding sequence ATGTCAAATGTAGTGAAATGTGAAATAGCCGGAAGAACGCTTTCGATCGAGACAGGTCGTATGGCAAAACAGGCCCATGGTTCAGTGTACGTTACATATGGAGGTTCTTCTGTTCTTGTAGCGGCAACTTCAGGTGGATTGAGAGATCTGCCTTTCTTCCCGCTTACGATAGAGTACCGCGAACGAACCTATGCCGCGGGCAAGATCCCGGGCGGCTTCTTCAGAAGAGAAGGTCAGCCACAGGCAAAGGAAATTCTTACAGCCAGACTGATAGACAGACCCCTCAGACCTCTGTTTCCATCGGAATACATGGAGGAGACCCAGGTTTACTGTCTGGTGCTGAGTTCAGATGGTCAGAACGATCCGAGTCTGCTGGCGATGGTTGGAGCTTCCGCCTCATTGCTGATATCAGATATTCCCTGGGATGGACCCGTATCATCAGTGAAAATCGGAAGAATCGATGGAGAGTTCGTAATAAATCCCACAATGGAGGAACAGGAGAAAAGCGAGCTGGATCTTATTGTAGCCGTGAAAGGCAACGATGTAGTTATGCTTGAGGGCTCTACGGACCAGCTTTCTGAAGAACTGGTCATGGAGGCAATCAAACGAGCCGCTGAAGCAGCAGCCAGGATAAATGAGCTGCAGGCTGAACTTCAGGGTCTTGCAGGCAGGGAAAAACGTAAGCCTGAAATCGCAACTGCTATTCCTGAGGATCTGCAGGGAATAATTAATGAAATTGCTTTTCCGGAGTTCGAGAAAGTATATGGAAACGGTGTAAAGAACGTTCTTTCAGAAGTAGGAGAGCTTGCTGTAGATAGTGCTCTTGAAAAACTTGCAGGCAAATACGAGCAACTGGATGATGAAGTACAGCTTCGAAAAATTATTTCAAATGCCGTTCATGACGCGGAGAAGGCATTTGTTCGACAGAAACTGCTTGTTGACCGCAAGCGCCCTGATGGTCGTGCCGAGAGCGATGTACGCAAGATTACATGTGAGGTCGGTGTACTGCCGCGTCCTCACGGTTCCGCACTGTTCACCAGAGGAGAAACTCAAGCGCTCGTCGCTGTCACTCTTGGCGGCGCGAGAGATGTACAGCGAATCGATGCCTTAATGGGCGAATACACCAAGGATTTCATGCTTCATTACAATTTCCCTTCATTCAGTGTTGGTGAAGTCAGACCGGCTCGTGGACCCAGCAGACGGGAAATCGGTCATGGTCATCTTGCTGAGATGGCGCTTTCTCATGTGATGCCGAAGGAAAAGGAAAAATTCAATTACACGGTAAGAGTGGTATCGGATATTCTGGAATCGAATGGTTCTTCCAGTCAGGCCACGATTTGCGGAGGCTCACTCAGCCTGATGGATGCCGGAGTCCCGGTATCAGATTCTGTAGCAGGTGTCGCGCTTGGTCTTGTAACTGATGGGAATGATTACATTATTCTCTCAGACATCGCAGGTGTCGAAGATCATCTCGGTGATATGGATCTGAAAATAGCGGGAACAAGAACCGGTGTCACAGCGATACAGATGGATCTCAAAGTTGAAGGAATATCGCTTGGTGTTCTTGGGGAGGCTATGCAAAGAGCCAGAGAGAACAGGATCTTCATTCTTGATGAAATGGACTCAGTCATCAGTGAACCGCGTGATGCTTTGAGTGAGTATGCTCCAAGAGTATACACGATTTCGATCGAAAAGGATATGATCGGTAAACTGATAGGTCCGGGTGGGAAGAATATCCGTGCGATAACGGAAGAAACCGGCGCGGATATTAATATTGAAGATGACGGTACGGTCGTTATCCTGTCGGATGACGCCGAAGCTGCTAACAGAACTCTGGAATTGATCGAACTCTCAACAGGGAAACCAAAGCTTGGTCAGATATACGACGGTGTTGTTGTTAATATCCTGAATTTCGGAGCATTTGTTGAAATAATGCCTGGAACTGACGGACTGGTTCATATCAGTCAGATCAGCAAAGATAGAGTTGAGAACGTGGATGATGTTCTCAAACGGGGACAGCAAGTAAAAGTCAAGGTTACCGCTATCAAAGATAACGGCAAGATTGATTTGACAATGAAAGATGTTGATCAGAAAAACTGA
- the dut gene encoding dUTP diphosphatase, whose product MGIEVLLEVLEHARDLPLPARATRGSSGVDMMAAIYSPLVIDPGKRVLIPTGLKVSIPRGYEWQIRPRSGNALKYGVTVLNSPGTIDSDYRGEVQIILANLSDEPFLVERGDRIAQAVLAPVACPVLKAIEKLPDTERGDGGFGHSGK is encoded by the coding sequence ATGGGAATAGAAGTATTGCTTGAAGTACTTGAGCATGCGCGCGATCTTCCCCTTCCTGCGAGAGCGACTCGAGGATCAAGCGGTGTGGACATGATGGCTGCCATTTATTCACCACTCGTAATAGATCCGGGAAAGAGAGTTCTCATCCCGACCGGTCTCAAGGTGTCGATACCCCGCGGGTATGAATGGCAGATCAGACCCAGAAGCGGCAACGCCTTGAAATACGGCGTAACTGTGCTGAATTCTCCAGGTACGATTGATTCGGATTACAGAGGTGAGGTTCAGATCATTCTGGCTAATCTGTCGGATGAACCTTTTCTGGTGGAACGCGGTGACAGAATAGCCCAGGCAGTTCTTGCTCCTGTCGCCTGTCCTGTACTCAAAGCTATTGAGAAATTGCCTGACACTGAAAGGGGTGACGGAGGGTTTGGCCATTCCGGGAAATAA